Within Porites lutea chromosome 2, jaPorLute2.1, whole genome shotgun sequence, the genomic segment GATGAGCGAACAGATACATAAATTTTTATAGCCCGCTTAGAATGCAGTACTCTGGATAACCTTAAACGTGTTCAGTTTCAATGTAGTTAGGaagaaaccgtcgttgggtgccaaTGTATTAAGAACCATTATATTTGTGGAACATATTTGTTAAGTTTCATCTGTAAGTAAGCGAGAAATGATTTTGAAAAGTAGAGTTTGGTTTTGTAGCTCGATAATTAACAAGCTTGTCGagctgtaaaaataaataaagcttgGTATCAAATCCCTGTGTTACTCCACACTTCACTTACTTTTGATTACGgagcttacatgtacatgtgtgaCTGTGTTGAacacaattttttattattattttattggtcGTGTTAATAATCAGTAGTTGTAGatatcaattttctttaaattgacTACTTAGAATTTATCAGTCACGACCACCATTATAACCGTTTGCCTGATTAACGATACTCACCTGTTGGTTCTGTTGGTCCGCAGAGTTTAATATCCTATTAAAACTATAATTTTATGACTCACGTTCGGTTAATTCGCTCTGGCTCGATACGGCGGCGGTGATTCGATCTCTACTTGCCCTGCAAACTAGTCCTTGACGTTTGCAAAGTGTTTGATTTAGCCTAGCTCGTAAACCTCTTCTGTCCATGGTCATACATGTATCTAgcaaacaaaaattgaacaaaatttgtgaaaagGATTATCCATTAGCTAGAGTAGACATACATGCTTCCTATACATGCAAGATGAGATTATTCTAAAGAAGGGAATTCGAAACGATCCTGTTTATCATATTTGAGTTTGGGATTTCTTTTTCGCCTATTCACTGTTCTTTAATAAATACTGAAAAGTCTCAATTTCATGGAATTTTTCTTCGATCTTCCAAAAATCGAGGTTCGCttgaaaacatgaaaagaaagaTGGCAAAAAAATCATGTTCTCTTGCCAAACTGTGAGCAGAATCTTTCTTCGGAAgatttttccactggatgtataGTACTGTTTTAACgataagaaagaaattaaaatttctcGCTTACCGTTTGAAATCATGAATAAAAGCGTTCACTTTTGGATTTGGGAAATGACTTAATTCAGTTGGCTATTCATTGTTCTTCTTATTGAATTAACTGTCAGTTAGCTTTGTAATAGTATTTCGCTCTTGTTTGATATTAAACCTTACTATTTTTTTCTACAGCTAATCAATTTTGAGAGCTTTAACACAACGAAATATCTCTGTATTTTCTTCGAGAAATTGTGCCCTAATTTGAAGAGCTCTTCATTGAAAGTTTACGCATAAGAGACTgaaattttggcaaaatttgaaCAAGTTTACGTTTTCGCGCATTAGGTCGCCAATTAGGCTTGGGATTTTAATTAGTGCAGAAGCTATCCTTTGAAATTATGTAGCCTAAaaaaataatgagtttgaaaattGCTTACTAAATTCAATCTAACAAGCAAATACTGAAATATCTAGAAAATTTCATCACTGTATACTGATTTCGAGCTGTGAAAGTGTTTTCACGGGTAAAATTTGAAACCGTGACTCGCCGTAGGCGGAAATTTACGATAGAACGAGTCAGAACTATTTTGGAAATCGCCTTGGGATTCCACGAGACATCGAATGTTCACACACGATTTACTGAGTTATGTATAGAAACTCTTAGCTTGTTTAATCTGAGTAACAATATCAACGTGAGTCTGGCTAATGTATTAGCGACCAAATCAGAAAAACTTTTTATTACCGATTCGACatataaaaacattttgcagTTCACCCCAAATGGTaagtaaataaaatgataatttgaATTTTGGTCTACGCTACTTTGTTGAATAAAATTAGAACGGCAATGATGATAAAGATATcagttttgtcaaaaaaaatgttcttaccGGTAAAATTGATGTCAGTCGTCTTTTTGACGGTATTAACCGCAATATTTCatagaaaataattatttggttcatccaaaattttcagtggagTTTCCTTaatttgttcttgttttgtcCAGTTTACCTTGATTAATGTTCGATATCTTAAAATGGCTATTGTTAGCTTTTAATATTGTTCATCAATGACACTTTTGTAAATGAAGCTCATCCTCTTAACAAACAGAAATgtcacttttctttgtctttcttgtgTTCTCTCAGATTTACTAAACAGtaattaaaagcttttttcgcagatttaaaatttgaattgtTTAATATCATCAATCCTACGCTGTTTTAGTATCATCAGTTACTTCTGGTATCTACTCTGTTTATGAATCATGTTTAGTTGACACATGATTATGGAAACCAATCGTTATCATTACTTAGTAAAAACTGAACGAGTCAGTCAAACGGCCTTTGAGTGTCTTGAAAGTTTCACGTATATCGAGGGGGTCTTTATTACCAATACTAAACTTGAACGCGTTCAATTGTCCTTATTTCATACATTTCTGTTATTGACTGACTTAGCTTCAAAAATCAATCACCAAGTTCAATTTTCAGGTAAGTATTATGACTCTTTATTTTTCTGTCAGTACCAGGCGGAAGGAGTCTTTCAGTAGAGGCCATTCTGATTTTTAAACTTCGAAACTTATCCTTTATTTCGGCTTTATTTGATTCTTGACAAATTTCCGTCTTTAAGCTCCACAGATCCGTCCCTGGTCGTCAAATTGAATTATTTCAATTCCTAATTCTAATGAACAATAAGTATCTGAAGTATCAGTAACACTAAACATTAAAACTTCGATTCTTTGCTCTTGTGGTAGAAATGGGTCACGCAAAGCGAAAACTGCGCAAACAGCACGTGTTAAAAATGTGGATCAGTGCTTTGGGTTTTtaataaaatgttatttctttCAGTTAAAGTAGAAAACATGTTCTCGATGAGTACATCTGTATGGAGACATTCGTAGAAGCTAATTCCCTCTAACGTCCCTCCACTAGTACTTGTTTAGCGGAGCTTGTATATGTAATGGTAACATGGGAATTTTGATTGTTTCGAGCTAAATCTGGATCATTCTTCGGCGCTAATGTTTGACGAAGAGTTATCATCGTTGATGCCGGGTTTAGAGACATGAATAGATTAGTCCTGTTTTGTTTGGTGGGAAAATGAGTACAAGTTTTCGAAGAGGAGAGGAGTAAAGCTAAAAATCTGCTGAAAATTAAGAAAGCTGTTGTTAGCTGTGCACGTGAGGATCAAACAGGATCAAAGGCTCAAGATCAAATTGCCTTGAACTGACAAAGAAATCGACATACGTCAGGATTGGATACTGGTTTCAAATCTGATGTCTTGAACCAAAGTAACCGAtatcaaaacattttcctaGATGCGCTTTAAGGGATAAGTTTCGACAAATACTGTTTCTTTATTGAGGGTATTTAGAGAGGGGAAAGACAAGGAGCGGCATTGACATTTCCAGGATTGAACACAGAAGAAAAATTTATGCATTTGACGATTTCAAGTTTCTTATAACTCTTTATTATACTTCACGGACATCGTCAAAGCGGAATACTGCAAAGTCCTTCAAATATATGATTTTTATCCGGTTGATTGTCAAAAAGGAGCAAATCAGTTAATTTATTATAACTTTGCAATTCTACTGAAACCCGGACCCCAGGGGCCCCGGACTGTGTATAACTTCTTCAGTTATTTTCCTAACCAACTTGAAACTGGAATAACCGAGTCTTTCCTTCTGGAATCTTTTTCTACTCTCTCATCGCCTAAACGggttatttttgttatattgATCTAAAATGGatcaaagtttgatttcaaaacattttatcAGATAGTGAAGTACCTTATTTCTCGTAAAgggcacaggaaaaaaaacggGAAACGAGACTCATCATGCTCTTCTTAGCGGAAGTAGTAGAGTGTTTTCAGTGTCCcgcaatgaaaaaataaatttgaaacccAACAGcgaaagaagccaagaaaaggAAATGTTACAGATAGGAGAACAGTCATGACCTGCAGTGGAGGCGTATTTTGGACGAgcgaaagctgcttgtttatgtttgttataaccgccatctttgattttatgacggAGGAAGATTAGGGAGAGtaaaaatagtaacccttaggGTAGGTGCTAATTTAAAGCATTTTCACCTCTCTTCGGTAGTTTCAACATGGCGTTTTCGCGCGCAAAAACATTGGCGCGCCGGAAGGAAACGCCTGCACAGCAGGCTATAGGAGAGTCATAAATATACAACGAATCCAAGTCTCTCGTCTGTGCGGCCCATCGTTGTCTGTTATCGTCCGAAACGTTTCGCGCAATTTTCAAGCTTTGTATGGAGTGTACCAACATGGGATGCGCAGAAATACTTTTTGTACAGCTTGAAATATTAAGCTGCTGAAAATCATAAGGAGAGAGCTTTTCTTTAACCAGACATCACTGCCGAGGCAACCAcgtgttgttgcgtgttgtcaGGAACTGCGAAAATTAGGAACTTCAAAATTAGGAGACTCCTACAAAGATTTATTTCTCGGGTGCCTTTAACCTGGTgtaaatcaaaattcaaaaggcCTCGCTGTTTTGATTTTAGAGTTTCAAAAGTTTGATGACCTTCTGGTGAACACATGGGGACGAAGAACAACTGGGAACGAGTTCTTTGTACTTTGTCCCAGTGCCCCTCTGCGCCTGACTGATTTCAACTTGTTCAAGATCAACAGCAATGTGAAGcatatttgacattttcatcAAAGTTGCAATGCCCAGAAAACATTGTAATACCTTTGGAAGGTGTTCTGATGATATCGATGTCCATAATGATTTCGAAACATCTTCAAAGTGGACTGGAATTTACCATGAAGAAAGATTCCGACCTTCATTCTAGTTGACGCTTATTATATTTCCCCGCAACGAAAGAGGAACATTAACTACACACTATGCTGTATATTTTATTACCTGCACTTTATCATGTAAGTAATATTTTGAAGAGAACTTTGGAATACTTGGCCATTCATAGTTAATTTCTCATTGTGATATCCTTAAAATGAAACTTGTACATTTAGGTATGCTCGTACATTTTGGACAGCAAAATGGGGACAGACGGTCTGTTACTTTGCCGTGTCTTCATTTAGCTTTATTGACTTAcatgtaaatgcattttataaTGAAATATAGTGTATAAATACATCTACAGTCACAGATAAAAGTTATGtacattttaaagcaaagtcCCATTCATGTCAAATGGCATTAAAATCCCGTAAACTTCAGCTTATAGCTAGAGAGTTTTCACTCAAGTGGCCAGCATCTTTGCAAAttaattggaacaaaagaaaacatttacaaaagaaaataattcaaatcctacaggactggtttgggacaccaacatggccgccgttttattgttttgagacaccaatatggctgccgtgacgtcatgtgaaaacactccatATAAAGCCTTGGGCCTACACATCTTCAAAAGGGGTGTTAAAAGGGCTTATTAAAAAAGGGGTCCATATCCGAGGGGCCTTATAActagaatagaaaaaaagagCTTTGGAACAAGCTACAGGTATGGCAATGCTGATCAAAAttctttttgcatttactggtgAGCCTCAAAATCTcataaatcaaattcatttcaatacatttggaGGGAGTTCATATCCAGGGAAGCGTATAATcagatatttatttttttgtttaccagtaaacaaaaagggTGTTTTAGCAGAGGTAGTTTATGTTAAGTGGCCTAATTTATTTTCTGCATTCAATATGATGAGTGATTGGATCCGCTGGTTCAGTTTCACCGAGGGTGTTAGAGGCTTTTGCTGTTGATTTTTAATGATGATCTTCCATGGACTTGCTTGCATTTCTTTATTGAGTTTTGCAACTGCCATGGCAAGCCCAAATGTAACAGTGCTCACTATTTACATAATTTAATGAGACATTTACCAGCGGGTAAATGCAGTTAATGGAGCATGAAGCCCCAGGGGGGGTAGGCCGAGAAAGCCTGTCCCGTCTTAGGCTCGGTGATATCTTAAAAGCCTGattcattaaatgaaagaacTCTATTCTTTaagcagaaaacaaaagcttttcatGGCTAGAACCTCACTAATTTGTCGCATGTTTGTCATCGTGTATTTTCTTAGCTTCGCAAAGattggtccctgttttcaaAGCCCTATTCAGAGCTATTCATGGCTAGACCTTAATCATGATAAGTTGAGATAGTTTATAGTACAACTGTGCCTATTGGCCGTATTTTGAGACACTGTCTGACTATAAAGCTTTGCCAATGCCACTCCTAGTCATTATTTGGTTAGCTTGCACGAAAGCGACATCGCGTCAAAGTACTGACCTTTCGAAGCTTTCCAGCGAAGTCCTACGGCTTCGCTTGCAGCAAATGAATCTTCCCGTCACGGGAAACCACGCTCGCCTAGTGGAAAGGCTCCGTTCCGCGAATGGAACCCGCCAGCTCTCTGCAACAACGCGAAACAAAAGGGCAGATGGTCGAGTGGCCAAGAGGTCATCCACCTCGTCGAAGCGCTCACAACAGGCCGCACGGAGTCTCAATCGTCAATCCGCCACGTCCAATTTGGCTTCCGAACCTCACGATTTAGATCAAGTCTTGGACCACTTCCCCGAGGAGGAGGAGTCCGCCACAGGCGACCTTTTGGTGGATTTAGACGCAGAACCAATGGAGTCCATGGAGTCAAGCGATGCCGTTTTTACCCCGGCTCAACTAGCGGCGATCCAGGACACTGTTTCGTCGACCGTTCAAGCAGCGTTTTAATCGCTCCCACACAACGACGTTATCCCGCCTGCTCCTGCGTTTTTCAGCACTCCAAGTCCTCGTGTTTCTTCTGTGGCGCCTCCGAACGGCCTCAATCGTCCCTTGGACAAAGCCCTCGAGGATAAAATACTCCGCGGTGAGTACGTAGATTTCTCTTTGCTTTTGCCAGAAACACTGTACCAGACCCAGACCCCCGCCCTACAATTGCGTTATGAGGACTCGCCCCCAGGCCACTTGGGCTCCCCGCTTACTGTTGTCAAACGCAAGAAACCAGTTGTAGACTCTTTCCAAAAGTGGTTGGACGCGTTCATGGCGTATATGCTTGTAATCGTCACGGCCTACCCCAACCGGGCGGTGGAGCTCATCAAGTATCAGCAAATCATTAGCCGCGCAGTAACTAAGTTCAAGGACTTAGCGTGGTACACATACGATGAGCATTTTAGACGCCGCGCGGATCGCGATCTTACCATCGCGTGGGATAGGATAGATATTGAACTTTGGACGGTGACCTTTACGGGTACCGCTAAGCACCATTGTTCTATATGCTCTAGCCCCTACCACCAATCCGATGACTACCCCCACCAAGAACCCAGCAAAAAGCCTCGCCAGTCTGCCCTCGTTTGCTTCGATTTCAACAAACCCTCAGGGTGTCAGCGTCGTACCTGTCACTTCTCCCACAATTGCCGCCGCTGTGGATCCAGCAGTCACGCACTCTTCAATTGCCCCAGCTCCAAACCGCACGCCACAAGCACCAAATCAGCAACCCCGGGCGATcgcagcaaaaaataaagtggAACAGCGCCAGCAGAAGCAGAGACCAACAGTATCCACCCCTCTTGATGTAGATAAATTAGCGCTTGAATTAGTTAATCACCCTAATCGATCTTTTGTTGACTCGCATCGGTTACCTTGGCCCTCAAAAATTCCGGGTATCCAATAACTTGATCTCCGCTTCTCAACACCCCGAGGTTATCTCCGCGAATTTAAGCAAGGAAATGTCGTTGGGTAGGGTCGCAGGCCCCTTTTTCTCGCCCCCACTCCCCAATTTCCAGTGCCACCCTATCGGCGTGGTGCCAAAAAAGCACTCTACGGAATGGCGCACTATCTATCACCTATCCTATCCCCCGGGTGACAGCGTAAATGATCATATTCCAAAGGACCCTTACTCTCTTCAGTATGTACGGGTAGACGACGCAATAAGCATTTTGAAGTCCTTGGGTCCCGGGGCGTACATGGCTAAAACCGACCTTAAATCGGCGTTCCGCATTATGCCTATTCACCCGGATGACTGGAACCTGTTGGGTATTTATTGGCAATCACGTTACTATGTAGATCTGTACCTCCCCTTTGGGCTCCGCAGTTCACCCTTCCTCTTTAATCAAATTTCTGAGGCCTTAGAATGGATCTTAAAACACAACTACGGCCTGGGTCATGTTTTCCACATCCTGGACGACTTCTTTATCGCAGAGTCTTCTAAGCTGGCCTGCTTGGAGAACTTTAGTACCCTTCTAAAAGTGTTCACGTCCCTTCGGGTACCAATAGTAGCAGCCAAAACCCTGGGCCCCTCCCAAGTCTTGGAATTTATGGGGATTGTGCTTGATAGTACCCGCATAGAAGCTAGGTTGCCGGAAGATAAGCTAGCTCGGATTAGTAAGCTCCTTGATTCCTTTAGTGCCCGCCGCTCAGCCCGACTAGTGGACCTCCAGTCCCTTATCGGCACGTTGCAATTTGCCTGTAAAGTAGTGGTCCCCGGGCGAACCTTTCTCCAACGCATGTTCAATCTCACCAGGGGTGTTCCCAGCCGTTTTCACCATATCCGCTTAAACAAGCAATTCCAACGGGATATTACCATGTGGAAAGTTTTTCTCACCCAATGGAACGGGCGGTCCTTTTTCCTTGATTCCTTTGTTACCTCCTCCCCTGACCTTGAATTGTACACAGATGCAGCTAGCACCATTGGGTTCGGGGGGTATTTTAATGGGAAATGGTTCCAAGGGCACTGGCCGCCTCACCTCCTTATCAACAAGAAGACGGGGATTAGCATTGAATGGCAAGAATTTTTCCCTATTGTTATCACTTGCGCCCTCTGGTACCCCCATTTTGCGGGTAAACGCCTTCAATTTTGGTGCGACAATGAAAGCGTTGTGGCTATTATCAACTCTGGCCACTCAAAAGCTCCCCGGGTGATGGACCTGGTCCGTTTTTTGGTTCTCATTTCCATGAAACACAACTTCTTGGTACGGGCCCGCCATGTTCCGGGGGTAAATAACGGAATTGCTGACGCCCTCTCACGTTTCCAGGTCAAACGCTTCAGGGATCTCGCGCCCAATGCCGACCGGACCCGTTGTTTCATCCCTCCTTCATTCATGACCCTCTGAAGGATGAAGTTTTAAGGTATGCTAACTGGGCCTTATCATGGAACACCAAACGCACCTATACATCTGGAGAAAAGCGTTTTATCTCATTTTGCCTTATGAACAGACTTACATCTCCAACAGGCGATATTTTACCTGCCTCGGCGGGGACACttatttattttgcatcttATTTAGCTCGCACAGTTCGTCATTGCACAATCAAAATATACTTAGCAGCCGTCAGGAATCTACATATAGTTTCCGGTTACAATGACCCCTTACAGGGCAAGCTGCTTTTAAAAAAGATCTTAAGGGGTATTCTTCGTTACCAGGGTTGTCCTCGTATAAGTCGTCAGCCGGTCACCCCCTGGGTCCTGTTAGCTATCCGTCCCGTCCTTGAGAGCTGGTTGGATGTTCGGGATTTTTCCATGATCTGGGCTGCATTTACGCTAGCCTTTTTCGCCTTTCTTCGTTGTAGCGAGTTTACGTACCCGAGGGCAcgtaattttaattctcagttTAACCTCACCACTGATTGCGTGACTTTCTCACCAAGTCTGGCTCGCCCGCAGCACATGCTTCTCAAACTTAAATCGTCTAAAACTGACAGTTTTAGACAGGGGCAATCTCTCGTGGTAGCTCGGTGCTCTTCTTTATTGTGCCCCGTTTCCGCTATGCAACGGTATTTTATGCTTGCCCAGCCTCGGCCTGGACCCCTTTTTTACTTTCAGTCGGGTCGGCTTCTCACTCGGTCTTCTGTTACGCATTTACTTCAGGATTCTGCTCGCTGTGCGGGACTCCCATACGAGAGTCTAAAAGGTCACAGTTTTCGTATAGGCGCCGCGTCCGCTGCGGCCGCTGCGGGCTTACCAGACTGGTTAATAAAAGTTTTAGGTCGTTGGTCCTCGGACTGTTATCAACTGTATATTCGCACTCCCGAAACAGTCTTGCCTTCTGCTGTTCCCAAAATGGCTCGTGTGTCAGGGaactttatttagtttttttttgttgttgcttgggGGATGCATTGCATGCATCTGTAGCGGTTAAGTCTGCGTTGtgacttcccccaagcttttggcattgcttgtgtcttgccatcttttgagctattcctttgccttaatcttgtccgatccagcccgtgcggcgctggggagataagaaaggctctgcccAGATTCTTGTCCTACCCCACGGTAGTAGGGCGATAAGTAAGGCTTGTGTTATTTTGTGCGCATAACCCGAAGTCGCTATAACCTGCCACAGGGCTGTGTCCCCCCCTTATTACGCCATCatgtagttgttgtttatttagccTGCGTGCGTCATTTACTTGCGTGACGTTTGCATGCGTATCTTACAAGCGGAATAGTGACATTAATGAGACATTTACCAGCGGGTAAATGCAGTTAATGGAGCATGAAGCCCCAGGGGGGGTAGGCCGAGAAAGCCTGCCCCGTCTTAGGCTCGGTGATATCTTAAAAGCCTGattcattaaatgaaagaacTCTATTCTTTaagcagaaaacaaaagcttttcatGGCTAGAACCTCACTAATTTGTCGCATGTTTGTCATCGTGTATTTTCTTAGCTTCGCAAAGattggtccctgttttcaaAGCCCTATTCAGAGCTATTCATGGCTAGACCTTAATCATGATAAGTTGAGATAGTTTATAGTACAACTGTGCCTATTGGCCGTATTTTGAGACACTGTCTGACTATAAAGCTTTGCCAATGCCACTCCTAGTCATTATTTGGTTAGCTTGCACGAAAGCAATCATTTAAAGTAGTTTTGTTACCCGCCCTCCCTCCCTTTGgaagagttgttgttttgttatgtctCAATAAATTTTGGTGGGTCACTCCCTGTGGTGCGGTTAAGTCTGCGttgcgacttcccccaagcttttggcattgcttgtgtcttgccatcttttgagctattcctttgccttaatcttgtccgatccagcccgtgcggcgctgaggagataagaaaggctctgccaagATTCTTGTCCTACCCCACGGTAGTGGGGCGATAAGTAAGGCTTGTGTTATTTTGTGCGCATAACCCGAAGTCGCTATAACCTGCCACAGGGCTATGTCCCCCCTTTATTACACCATCatgtagttgttgtttatttagccTGCGTGCGTCATTTACTTGCGTGACGTTTGCATGCGTATCTTACAAGCGGAATAGTGACATTAAAAGTCCATTAAGTCCTCATTTTAGTAAATTCgcttttattgtatttattcAATTCAGTCTAGCTATGTTCATTCAGTTCAATATAAAAAATAGGCAGCCCTAAAATGTGGAATATGCAAATGGCATCCAGAATCTGAAGCCTGAAAAGGGGATTAAaaatggaatccagaatcaaaCAGGACTGTTCCTCAAAGGCAAAGATAAAAAGAATACTAAGTTTAGActctattttaattttctttgagtTGTTTGCTTCGAACTGTCACCTCTGTGCTTAACAATAAGCATTTTAGAAGGTTAAACAAGAGAAATTAAACCTGGGAAATTATGTCCTTGAAGAAATGATTGCCTACAACCATGAAAATGTTCATATATTTCCACTATGCTGTTGATTTACTCAACTTTTAGAGACATTTTAGAGACTTTTTCACTGTCATTGCTATTTCCAgcataattttgttttgcacaGAGCATTTCCCAAAGCTCATAAATTTTTCAATGGTAAATGAAATGCcttttaaaaatcaaatgaaaaatgCCTCAGTTTGAGCATGATGTAATATAAAACTctggccaggaaaatgtctttgttcttttttctctttttctcatcttcattttaaacaatatttcctCAGAAATTCATCATTCATGATTCCATGTTATAGTGCTGCCCTAAAAAAATCACTATCCTAGATTCAATTCAGTTTTCTGATATTCATTTCAGCAGGTATCCATCCAATGCTTGCACTCATTTATTGAATCTTGGAAATTGggtcaaagtttaaaattttgggGTACATATTTTCCAACAAAGCTCAGTAGACTTACAATTTGCAGTGCATTTGCACTATTGTAGAAATATCTTAATTTATTTAGAAATCATATTTCTTTTATCATCTAAAGGTAATCAAATCAGTGGCATTTGTGATTGTCCTTGCCAATTAAGCAGGTAATCTTTATATTGTTCTCCCCAGTGCATCAACCTGGTCATGGTGTATGATGTTCAGTGGCGATTGAGTTCTGATCAAGTACTTCTGGAACTGTTTCACACATGCTTAATTGACGAAGAAACTCGTAATTTTCTAAATTGTCACAAGTTTTACCTCTACCCCAATTACCATATTATAAATTCTACCATTTTTTTGAAATACCTAGTACCCCACGAATATTTAatcctaaaaattaaaaaaagtattgaagatcataaaaactaagcaaaaaaggaaaatgaagaaaaaacaagaacaacaacgaCAGCAAATTAGGAACAGAAGGCAAAAACTGTGTAGTTGCCCAAGTGACTTTTtgtgcaaacaaaaacaatgtttttctgTCGATTGAAGGCATTTGGGGTAGTCCATATTAAATCTCTGCTTCATAGTAACCGGCATTTCAGATTCTT encodes:
- the LOC140927910 gene encoding uncharacterized protein, which gives rise to MSLGRVAGPFFSPPLPNFQCHPIGVVPKKHSTEWRTIYHLSYPPGDSVNDHIPKDPYSLQYVRVDDAISILKSLGPGAYMAKTDLKSAFRIMPIHPDDWNLLGIYWQSRYYVDLYLPFGLRSSPFLFNQISEALEWILKHNYGLGHVFHILDDFFIAESSKLACLENFSTLLKVFTSLRVPIVAAKTLGPSQVLEFMGIVLDSTRIEARLPEDKLARISKLLDSFSARRSARLVDLQSLIGTLQFACKVVVPGRTFLQRMFNLTRGVPSRFHHIRLNKQFQRDITMWKVFLTQWNGRSFFLDSFVTSSPDLELYTDAASTIGFGGYFNGKWFQGHWPPHLLINKKTGISIEWQEFFPIVITCALWYPHFAGKRLQFWCDNESVVAIINSGQTLQGSRAQCRPDPLFHPSFIHDPLKDEVLRYANWALSWNTKRTYTSGEKRFISFCLMNRLTSPTGDILPASAGTLIYFASYLARTVRHCTIKIYLAAVRNLHIVSGYNDPLQGKLLLKKILRGILRYQGCPRISRQPVTPWVLLAIRPVLESWLDVRDFSMIWAAFTLAFFAFLRCSEFTYPRARNFNSQFNLTTDCVTFSPSLARPQHMLLKLKSSKTDSFRQGQSLVVARCSSLLCPVSAMQRYFMLAQPRPGPLFYFQSGRLLTRSSVTHLLQDSARCAGLPYESLKGHSFRIGAASAAAAAGLPDWLIKVLGRWSSDCYQLYIRTPETVLPSAVPKMARVSGNFI